AGCAGTAAAAACCTGAGTAAATAACCATTAGCCATAGCGAATATCTTGGAGCCCGTTCTCTGTAGCCTAGCTTgcactagctagttagcttgttagccaaaggcgctaactagctagctagctaactaaaacaAGGGAAACTAACTCTGGGGTCCTCGTTAGCTAACCATCTAACCCTGCTTTGCATGCTAGCTACGCGGGCATTGGTATGCGAACGACGGGTATGAGTAGTCAAAGCTTTAGGCTGCGTTTgcagactagctagctaggcaaGTGGAAACAACCTTGAAAGAGTTTATTCTCCTAACCAGTATAGTTTTCGCACTATATACTGCTGTTTCTGAGGCTGCAAAAGCATGTTTAGTAAACTCTATGAATGGATAGGAACTGGCATCGCCAATCTCCGAAACGGCGCGCCTGCTACAGGTCACCGAGCGGCTGATGTTCAGCAAGACGGTCCGAACAGAAGGAAAAGACCGATAAACTGGTAAGTGTCATTGGAAGAAATCGTTAAAGTGTGTGACTGACTGTCTTGGTGAGCTACAAAGTAATGTTCATTAATTATTGTAGTGTTTTGCGTTTGGTTTAATAATAGGTAGGCATCACCGTCATCTCTCGAGTTTTTTCGCGTAACCTGTAAATAAATTCAGTTAGCTTCATGGTCATCAAGCCTGTATTCCTTTCTGGCAATGGGTAGTTACATTTTAGACAAGCTACATCAATTTTTGTTAATGCATGTCGTTTGCGGTTGCTTTGCTAGGTTGCTTGTGGGCAGTGTTGTAAAGTAACAGCGTGTGAAAGTCGGTTTGCTGGATAGTATTTGTCACTAACTAACTGATGTTCGCAAATTGCAGTAGGTAGCTAGCTGAATGCTGTTTAGTACGATCACTGCGTtagttggaaaaaaacagattatatGTTGATTAAGTACTATTATTGTTGACTAGGTATTGTAACATAGCTGAGTTACGGGATGAGGTTATAGCCTTTTTGTAAATTTGCCCCTTTAACTCAAAGTGTTGATGACGGAGAGACCGCTGACCAAGAAGATGGGACGGTGAAGAAGTTCAGGATGGGTGAGCAAAAATTCTTTCCATATTAAGTTATTCTGCTTAAACAATGTAGCTTTTTACAGAATTCAACAAAGGCATTATATAAAACTGAGAGAACGTCATATCTTAAGCTAAGCTCAGCATCCCATTTGACTGTTTTGATGTTTGCATTAACATGCCTACTCTTCTGCAGGAGAATGGATGGACACGGTGAAGATCGCCGCTAAGGAGGTGAAGAACCAGGGCTCCAGCGTGGCGTCGTGGGTAAGGAACAACGTGAGCCCCTCCCTGAGCAACATCCTGCCGGCGTCGCCTGGCCCACCGGCCCTCTCGTCCGCGTCAGAGCCCCAGGCCCTGCCCTCCCCTGCCGCACCGTCGTGGACAGAGAGCGAGGTATGCTGCGGTGTTCCCCACGCTCTCTGCCTGCGCTGATGGACACCCCCAGTTTGCTCGACTGCAGTGTAGTCATTGTGttccctgtgcttttgtgctttcaGTTTCAGGTGAGAACTCCTGGCTCTCTAGGAGAGACTTTCATTGCTCCCTCAAATACTCTGGACTGGAAAACTTCAAAATCAGGTTAGAGgatggaccaaaaaaaaaagctcctttGCTCTTCAGTTTTAGTAATGAATTAGCTGGCACTGAGTTGGGATTATAGGTTATTGATGTCAGCATTCATTCAGTCAGTGTTAATAAACATGCTTGtattttttggcaagttaatttttttttattttggtaatgATATTTGTTCACAAAGAGCAAGAGGGTTACCTGTAGGCTTCACATGCTCTCAGTAAGAAGCTTCTTCCTAATTGTTACTTCTCTGCTCCAGTGCATCTTACAGTGATGAGTACAGATTTAGattaaaatctgattttttttttctgattttttttctgtagagtCCCTGAGGATTGACAAGTCTGTAGTGGGATCAGGGATTTGCAGACGGCATGCTTGTCTGGATCTCCCGCAGCGCGAGACGCCCAAAACCAATGGGCACTCCGTACCTCTGCCACCCCTCTGTAGCCCCAAAACATGCCCCTCTCCCCGCCTGGGCAGGACCCTCAATTTAGGACCACGGAGGTCAGTGATGTCAGTCAGTCAATTAATACAGTCCTCCCAGGGAGGAACAAGCCATGAAagacatgtttttacatttatatggaaaagaaagaaaagtggcTTGCCAAAATACATGGTACTTTGTCTAAAGTTGTTGAAAGGTAAAGTAAAAAAAGCACTTAACAACAGCCTTACTCAAAGTTggctatattttttattatacagACTTaatttgcttttgcttttgtacagtttttatttGGATGACCAGATGTGCTATGTGCTGGCTCTGCTACAGACCCAAGAAGTGCTCCTTGTGTatagtttctttgtttttgttttaaaatgtggaaatggtGTCCCCTCTTCTCTGTCCGCAGTTCGTTGTCCCTTGCAGGGCCCGCCAAAGCCAGCCCATCCTTCACCAGCATGTATGAGAAGACCTTTCCCATTCGCGTGGTGCAGAGCCCCTCCCACGGCAGCTCCCCTCGCCTCTGCCGCAGGAGACAACGGTGCACAGCACAAGAGGTCAGGCTCCAGCTTTACACTCTACTCTGACTCTTCAGAGGTCTGAGGCaacactgggcagcagtgtagcattgtgataAGGCTTGTGAACCAAAAGGTTGTCCCACCGGTGGAAATGCTGTTGCGTTTTTGGGCAAGGTggttaacccacaattgcctcagtaaatattcacttgtataaatgggtaaaaatgtaacctgtgttAGAATGGAtgtggatatgagtgtctgctaagtgacaataatgtaacgtaaagcGCTCCAGTGTAGGGGGGGCAACGAATAATCAACGTGGTCGACTAAAATcaatgaccaaattagttgccaatgAATTTGATTGTCAATTAGTTGGTgagctacgttgctttactggagtaGAGTAGAGATGGCAACAGCTTCTCGACCAAaaacctcaaaagtgtggcagcatttcactcttaacccgTACGTAATTCTTTCGCccataacttattttatgctgtgtagcacgcgtgttacattatatggttcgttatattttcattagcgttattaagcttctcatagttttcactgccgcatttgctgtattttttaatgttaaataactgtttcttcaaagctaaaattagttagaatttttccaatctcatgTTCTAATCGCAGCGGTGctagcatatgcgctaaacggttaatcacaccggtgtgaccatacgcgcaaaagggttaactctgccaagaaggttgtgaactgcaatatttgcaaacctgacattgcctggcatgggagcacatcagttcTGCttgagcatctgaagaggtggcacgttggctctctggatgatgaagatTCGTCTTGTtatgttagttagctagctagcatagctaattttaatgttaaaagtcATGTTACTTCAGCTGTAacgttttctgttttgaaatacattttctcttgatcaataaattactaatgacgttgaacatacagtgtagcagaTAATAACCGattattcacaacgatcctgttcacattccaaatgtggcctaactttacaatgttaaaccagagctgtctgctatttagaaattctctgcttaaacgttgcattgttgtcatggtgatgttaatggctggagatagtgttgctgccaagtgcacaagtttagagaacaccggagaatttgatactttctatATCGTGAAAGATTTCTACAATTTGTGTCTAGGTGTtcgtgcccaatgtgggttgcattcgaattaaTTTGAAcaagttatgggtttgttggatctcgtaatgctaccatggatggctttcttcaaaagaagcagacttgtactccccagcaagcagctgccctcactgaattagtcctagtaaccattcattaaacgatgtatttttgaatgaagttctcatctttattatCTTTATTGTTAGTTGGCATATacctaaaacaacctcaagctaaatttaaaagccgatagataaataaaGCCATTGAGTCGCCTAATTGTGCAACTCATAATCTGAATAGTCGATTACTCGTTTCGGTAATTGGTAGATTATTTGACTATTTgatcaaaatagtcgttagttgcagccctactcCAGTGCTGGAGTCAATCGTTGAGTGCATGGAATCTCGTCAAGAGGTGTCACGCTGCTTTATGTTTGAGAGAACCCTTTGCGACGCATCAGTGTGGTAAACGCACAAGAAGTATAGTAACCAAAAGTGTTGATCGTTTGACATTGTCAAGAGATCTTCTTTAAAATACCGAACAGCCTGCATGATATTCTTGGCACCAGTGCAGAaatggatgtgggtgtgtgcacgcTTGCATTGGAAAGCTTTTTCAGAGAATCAGCCTGAGGGAAAGCTGGGAGGTGTGAGTGAGAGACTGTGTCtgagaccccctcccccccggtgGGTGTTTTCTGCTGCAGTCGGTGCgtgaagaggagaaggaggtgtACAGGCAGCTGCTGGTCATGGTGACTGGGGGTCAGTCTTCCTTGTTCCGCGATGGGACGTCCTGCGGTGGCCTGCGCTCGCACAGAGACCTGTGAGTACTGTGAATTTAATGAGACGGACTGCAGCATAATGTGGAAACTGGGCTTGTAAGACAAAAGTTGCAGCTTTGATTCCCAGTTGGAGCACTGCCATTAAACTAAGCCCAGAGTAGTTTCATTGAATAACTATTTCTTTGTGGCTATGCAAGTGACATGTGATTTCCTATGCGcagacaaagaaaatgaatgtaaatttaatgaCATATTTAGCTTAACTGAGGTTTTGGTTGCAGTAGCTGTGTTGTTCCTGTTGTTCTTTGTAAAACATGTTGTGTTACTGGCAGCCTGTAGTGTTGATTCTTAATTGCACAATGTTGTCGTGCTGCGTGTACCCCTTAGTCACGACCAGTGTCTCCCCCGTCTCCCAGCACCAGCTTCCTGACCTCCAGTCGTAGGCTGCTCCAGTGCACGTTCCCTGCTGGGTCAGGGGAAAGAGACGCCTCTGAGGGCCCCAGcgcaccccccagcccccagccagAGTCCAGCGTGGCCTCCAGCAACCTCCCGAGCCCTGGGGAAGCCTCAAGTGGGGCAGAGAACCAGACCTGGGCCTCCCTCTCCAGCCCAAGAGGTGCTCCAGCACAGCCTTTAGATCCCTCTCCAGCCACCCTGCTAGACAGCTCCTCCCAGGACACGCTGTCCTCAGGTCAGTGCAGGACTGACCCCAATGATAAGCCTTACTCTCTTACGCAGAAGACATCCTTTAGCATCCTTGAGTAGATCATGCTATAGGACAGAACAGTATGGTTTTATTGTAACAGCTAAAGCTGAAATTGCAGTTCAGCCTTTGTAGACTGCTCAAATTCTGACAACCGTCTGTACATTCTGTGCACAGCTCAATACAGGCCAGTACATCTGCATAATCAATCAAGAATCAAGAACATGCAtagttatatacagtatacaactTGCAGTGAAATGTACAACTGGTCCAACTCCTTAGATTGTGCAAAgtagcagagagaaaaataaattagataaaGATGGATAAAAGGAGAAAATTATGTAcagtaagaataaaaaaactagaaagtaaaaatatgtacaataagaataataaaaataaaaactagaaAGTATCATGTCATTAAAGTCCAGAGTATGTGTTTGAGATTAGTGTGGCGGGCATGTCCAGGTCAGGTCCTCAATGATATGAACCCCAAGATAATGGTCTTTTGGTGGTGACTCCTATAATCATGTAACTGTTGGCACTTTCAGTGTAGTAGAATTCTGTGTGCAGGACAGACATTGAGGTACATCTGGGGGAATAAGTCAGCAGGACCCTGATGATGAGTTACCAGGCAGTATCCACAGCTTTCTTCTATATTTTACTCTCTTTAGCTCAAAATGGGGACTCTGTGATATTTGTGAAGGAACAGCAGGGGAAGACGCCAGACAGTGCAAGGTGAGTCTGAGCAGCAGATTTTCCAGGCTCACCAGACCACCTCTCCCTTCCCTGCCCAGTCACTTCTCTCTTCACCCTTGTCCCTTCAAACCTTTTCC
This portion of the Megalops cyprinoides isolate fMegCyp1 chromosome 7, fMegCyp1.pri, whole genome shotgun sequence genome encodes:
- the si:dkey-21c19.3 gene encoding sentrin-specific protease 1 is translated as MFSKLYEWIGTGIANLRNGAPATGHRAADVQQDGPNRRKRPINCVDDGETADQEDGTVKKFRMGEWMDTVKIAAKEVKNQGSSVASWVRNNVSPSLSNILPASPGPPALSSASEPQALPSPAAPSWTESEFQVRTPGSLGETFIAPSNTLDWKTSKSESLRIDKSVVGSGICRRHACLDLPQRETPKTNGHSVPLPPLCSPKTCPSPRLGRTLNLGPRSSLSLAGPAKASPSFTSMYEKTFPIRVVQSPSHGSSPRLCRRRQRCTAQESVREEEKEVYRQLLVMVTGGQSSLFRDGTSCGGLRSHRDLTSFLTSSRRLLQCTFPAGSGERDASEGPSAPPSPQPESSVASSNLPSPGEASSGAENQTWASLSSPRGAPAQPLDPSPATLLDSSSQDTLSSAQNGDSVIFVKEQQGKTPDSASVPCFQAELWIKELTSLYDSRARERRRLIEEQEALTARLLHQRLSEEGHAGQGGVELQVRVPLEKEVPLAAVVEEVKAIKEEPEFPELTEAMQGEVSRALKVGSQDEVLSEAFRLTIKRKDIQTLSHLNWLNDEVINFYMNMLVERSQRPDLPSVYTFNTFFYPKLRSAGFSAVRRWTKKVDIFSVDILLVPIHLGVHWCLSVVDFRKKSITYFDSMGGSNDEACKILLDYLAQESQDKKGKEMDTSKWVLQSKKRNEIPQQMNGSDCGMFTCKYAEYITKDKPITFTQKHMPYFRRRMVWEILNKKLL